In the genome of Calothrix sp. PCC 6303, the window AAAGAAAGGCTGGGGTAAGTTTTTAAAATCCATAATTCCGAACACAGTGTTTTCATCTACTTTGCGAAAAGAGTCATTAATTGGTAGGTAATCGTATACCATAGTGGCACTAACCTTACCTCGATATTCCATCATTCGCAGTCTGGCTTGACTTTTTTCGGTTTTTAGGAAGGAATTAGTCAGCATCAGCAAAGGTTTGAGAGAGTCATTTTTGAGTATTGGCAACTTCAAAACCCAGTTCATTGCCGTGGGATTGGGTGCAACCTTAAAAATGTTTCCCTGAGAATCCAAAAATAACAAAGGGTGTACATTCTCAGGATCGATAAATTCTTTCCCATACCAATTAGATGTCTCTAATAAACCATCCATTGGGTGATTTGTATCAATTCCAGAGCCTTGCCAGCGACCGATCATAAAGTCTAAACTTACAGCCTCAAGAGTGTCAAACAATTGTAAAGCCGTTTCGGTTGTGGTTTTACCAGCCTCAAGAATCAACTGGTAATTTTCTAATGTTTCCATTTTTCGCCTTGATTGTTCTTTGATATATTTTCATCCAAATATCTATTTTCTCACCCCAATATAGGAAAATAGTATATAAGTATATAGATTTTTGTCGAAATATAAAGATATTCTGTTTAATATGACAACATTTTTAACACATGCAGCGATGCAGGTATCTGAGGTACCAAAGCTTAAACAAACTCAACCTTTGAAGATTGTTGCCTTGGGAGATAGTTTGATTTATGGGTTTGGTGATCCTGATGGTGGTGGTTGGGTAGAAAGATTACGTCGTCAGTGGTTGTTGCCAGATAGCAGAGGACACGTATTATATAACTTGGGAGTGCGAGGCGATCGCACGATGCAAGTAGCCCAACGTTTAGAAGTCGAGTTTCGTCATCGTGGTGAATTACGTAACCGTGTCCCTGATTTAATTATTTTATCGGTGGGTGTGAATGATTCATCACGGGTTGGTCGGCTTGATGGCAAGAATTACACTGAATTTGAGCGGTTTAACGCCGAAATTATTTCATTACTGGATTTAGCGCTGCAATTATGTCCGGTGTTGTTTGTGGGGATGGTACCCGTGAATGAAGCGAAGATGCCGTTTTTAGATTGCCTGCATTATAACCATCGTGATCAATATCTCTATAAAGAAGCTACCCGTATCGCTTGTCAGGAAAGGCAAATACCCTATTTAGATGTTTTCCAGCGGTGGATGGAACATGACTTAAACTGGATATGCGATCGCATTAGCGCTGACGGGCTACATCCTAATGCCCTAGGATACCAAACTCTGTTGGAAGAGGTGCTACGCTGGGAAGCTTTGAAAAAATATGTCGATCAAGTTAAATAAAGTGAACATTTGCGGGAAATAACAATTTTTTTCGGAAACTATAGGCATTATTAATTATTAAAAGAAGAACATAGAAACCTTCTTTGCTAATAATTTATTTACAATCGAACCTCAGAATCTATGACC includes:
- a CDS encoding GDSL-type esterase/lipase family protein — encoded protein: MTTFLTHAAMQVSEVPKLKQTQPLKIVALGDSLIYGFGDPDGGGWVERLRRQWLLPDSRGHVLYNLGVRGDRTMQVAQRLEVEFRHRGELRNRVPDLIILSVGVNDSSRVGRLDGKNYTEFERFNAEIISLLDLALQLCPVLFVGMVPVNEAKMPFLDCLHYNHRDQYLYKEATRIACQERQIPYLDVFQRWMEHDLNWICDRISADGLHPNALGYQTLLEEVLRWEALKKYVDQVK
- a CDS encoding DUF4334 domain-containing protein: METLENYQLILEAGKTTTETALQLFDTLEAVSLDFMIGRWQGSGIDTNHPMDGLLETSNWYGKEFIDPENVHPLLFLDSQGNIFKVAPNPTAMNWVLKLPILKNDSLKPLLMLTNSFLKTEKSQARLRMMEYRGKVSATMVYDYLPINDSFRKVDENTVFGIMDFKNLPQPFFFVLRRCS